In the Takifugu flavidus isolate HTHZ2018 chromosome 11, ASM371156v2, whole genome shotgun sequence genome, one interval contains:
- the pwwp2b gene encoding PWWP domain-containing protein 2B gives MEAAAEELQAGSRVSVTVDQMVNDTLVVTLVYRERSYTGILLDCKKKTGLFCLPDFTPKPGDRPVSEAACEIPEAASEQPPPKSPSHRPKDENALPEDGVPAAPPPCPLPTPVPAGQTPYPPYFEGAPFPQPLWVRHTYSQWVPQPPPRPIKRKKRRTREPGRMTMSTIRLRPRQVLCEKCKNTLNSDEDSKDGLGSGKSSRKENAPQSDEDGDEKDGAAKLSRKEDAVTTKDNKRRENGTSNLDGKRLRKDKRAEAEGDKFPGGDVIPHSPVIKISYSTPQGKGEVMKIPSRVHGSVKPFCPKQLVQNGLGDHGSSAKEQQHILDATRSGLTVSIPKLKLTRPFTTVGQDLPSPKIRLRPPERDGEDSVVEYAAELVDGGRRRSPRMPGPCLPHSEDSGEGKNSLELWSGSSGEEAERSHSDLTLLINFRKRKADSSSLSVCSSDSLDESKSFSSDGTSPELCDLAPGEDLSVTSSSVPSREDSKTVPPLTVRLHTRSMTKCVTEEGHAVAVGDIVWGKIHGFPWWPARVLSISGARKQETASCEAQWPQAKVAWFGSPTTSQLSVAKLSPFRELFRSRFNRKKKGMYRRAILEAAKAVGHMSPEITSLLSHCDT, from the exons ATGGAGGCTGCGGCCGAGGAGCTGCAGGCCGGCTCTCGGGTATCCGTCACTGTCGATCAAATGGTGAACGACACGCTGGTGGTGACGCTTGTGTACCGAGAGCGGAGCTACACGGGGATACTACTCGACTGCAAGAAAAA gaccgGGTTGTTCTGTCTACCGGATTTCACGCCGAAGCCCGGAGACCGCCCCGTGTCAGAAGCGGCCTGCGAGATCCCAGAAGCCGCCAGCGAGCAGCCGCCCCCCAAATCTCCCAGCCACAGACCAAAGGACGAAAACGCGCTCCCTGAAGACGGCGTCCCCGCCGCGCCGCCGCCCTGCCCCCTGCCCACGCCAGTGCCTGCTGGACAGACTCCTTACCCTCCGTACTTTGAAGGTGCCCCCTTCCCCCAGCCCTTGTGGGTGCGCCACACCTACAGCCAGTGGGTGCCTCAGCCGCCTCCGCGACcaataaagagaaagaagaggcgGACGCGAGAGCCCGGCCGCATGACCATGAGCACCATCCGCCTGCGGCCCCGGCAGGTGCTGTGCGAAAAGTGCAAGAACACCCTGAACAGCGACGAGGACAGCAAAGACGGCCTCGGCAGCGGCAAGTCCTCCAGGAAAGAGAACGCGCCGCAGAGCGACGAGGACGGCGACGAGAAGGACGGCGCCGCCAAGCTTTCGAGGAAAGAGGACGCCGTTACGACCAAGGACAATAAGAGGCGGGAGAACGGCACCAGCAACCTCGACGGGAAGCGCCTCCGAAAGGACAAAAGGGCCGAAGCGGAGGGGGACAAGTTCCCCGGGGGCGACGTCATACCGCACAGTCCCGTGATCAAGATCTCCTACAGTACTCCGCAGGGCAAGGGGGAGGTCATGAAGATCCCCTCCAGGGTCCACGGCTCGGTCAAACCCTTCTGCCCCAAACAGCTGGTTCAGAACGGCCTCGGGGACCACGGAAGCTCCGccaaggagcagcagcacattttgGACGCCACGCGCTCCGGCCTCACCGTGTCCATTCCCAAACTTAAACTAACCCGACCCTTCACGACCGTGGGCCAGGACCTGCCGTCGCCAAAGATCCGTTTAAGACCCCCCGAGAGGGACGGCGAGGACAGCGTGGTGGAGTACGCGGCGGAACTGGTAGACGGCGGCCGGAGGAGGAGCCCGAGGATGCCCGGCCCCTGCCTCCCCCACTCGGAAGATTCTGGGGAGGGCAAAAACTCCCTGGAGTTGTGGTCGGGCAGTTCGGGAGAGGAGGCGGAGCGCAGTCACAGCGACCTCACTCTTCTCATCAATTTTCGGAAACGCAAAGCGGACTCGTCCAGCCTGTCGGTCTGTAGCAGCGACAGCCTGGACGAGTCCAAGTCCTTCAGCTCCGACGGCACCTCGCCGGAGCTGTGCGACCTGGCCCCCGGCGAGGACCTCTCTGTCACCTCGTCCTCTGTCCCCTCGCGGGAGGACTCAAAGACGGTGCCGCCGCTGACGGTGCGGCTCCACACCCGGAGCATGACCAAGTGCGTGACGGAGGAGGGGCACGCCGTGGCGGTGGGCGACATCGTGTGGGGGAAGATCCACGGCTTCCCCTGGTGGCCGGCGCGCGTCCTCAGCATCAGCGGCGCCCGCAAACAGGAGACGGCCAGCTGCGAGGCCCAGTGGCCCCAGGCCAAAGTGGCCTGGTTCGGGTCGCCCACCACCTCCCAGCTGTCCGTGGCCAAACTGTCGCCCTTCAGAGAGCTCTTCAGGTCCCGCTTCAACCGCAAGAAGAAAGGGATGTACCGCCGGGCCATCCTGGAGGCAGCCAAGGCCGTGGGCCACATGAGTCCGGAGATCACGTCGCTGCTGTCCCACTGCGACACGTAG